One stretch of Sander vitreus isolate 19-12246 chromosome 16, sanVit1, whole genome shotgun sequence DNA includes these proteins:
- the jak2a gene encoding tyrosine-protein kinase JAK2a isoform X3 — MRGIAPVYCNLFGLMRESDRIWFPPNHIFKLQQPASESLHFRIRYYFPGWYNSGNSLYAHRYGVSKGTESPVMDDCVMAYHFFQSRSDFLSGWFHIPVSHEAQEECLGMAVLDMMRLAKGSNQSPVDIYNYTSYKSFLPRCMQSRIQEYNILTRKRIRYRFKKFIQQFSECKATVCNLKLKYLMNLEMLLPSLYSQRFQVTDLSAREVTIVVMGNTGIQWSKGKEEEGAEEVRTRRWVHVAVLQTYCDFPEVIDISIKQANKEGSVESRIVTLTRQDNQILELEFHSLPEALSFVSLVDGYYRLVADAHHYLCKEVAPPRLLECIESYCHGPVSMEFTIGKLRRSGNHQGLYILRCSPRDYDKYFISFVVGHEAMVDYKHCQIVKTESGEYSLSGAKRSFGSLRELLHCYQKEALRTDGYTFQLTSCCSPSFKDKSNLVVCRNNQGADVPLSLSLHKHNISQMVFHKIRKEDLVINESLGQGTFTKIFCGVRKELGDYGEIHQIDVVIKILDKAHRSYSESFFEAASMMSQLSHKHILLNYGVCVCGNENMMVQEYGKFGSLDTYLKKNKSCVNITWKLEVAKQLSWAMHYLEDKSLIHGNVCAKNVLLIRKEDRMTGSLPFIKLSDPGISITVLPKEVLVERIPWVPPECIENPQNLSLATDKWGFGTTLWEICSGGDKPLSTLDCSKKNLFYEDRHQLPAPKWTELANLINSCMDYEPSHRPSFRAIIRDLNSLFIQDYELLVESDMVPNRTRGFGFPWASESQDLAQFEERHLIFLKQLGKGNFGSVEMCRYDPLQDSTGEVVAVKKLQHSTAEHLRDFEREIEILKSLQHENIVKYKGVCYSAGRRNLRLIMEYLPYGSLRDYLIKHKHRFDSNKLLHYASQICKGMDYLATKRYIHRDLATRNILVESEMRVKIGDFGLTKVLPQDKEYYTVREPGESPIFWYAPESLTESKFSVGSDVWSFGVVLYELFTYSDKNCSPPAVFMDKMGNEKQGQMIVYHLIDLLKQGYRLPAPDNCPKEIQRIMTECWSSDPRLRPTFKSLIHSVETVRDSNDG, encoded by the exons ATGCGAG GGATTGCTCCAGTGTACTGCAACTTGTTTGGCCTGATGAGGGAAAGTGACCGGATATGGTTCCCTCCTAATCACATCTTTAAACTGCAACAGCCAGCCAGTGAGAGCCTGCACTTCAGAATCAG ATACTATTTTCCTGGCTGGTATAACAGCGGAAATTCATTGTATGCCCATCGCTATGGTGTGTCCAAGGGGACGGAGAGCCCTGTGATGGATGATTGTGTCATGGCATACCATTTTTTTCAG AGCCGTAGTGACTTTCTAAGTGGCTGGTTTCATATTCCGGTGAGCCACGAGGCCCAGGAGGAGTGTCTGGGCATGGCGGTGCTGGACATGATGAGGCTCGCCAAAGGGAGTAATCAGTCACCTGTGGACATCTACAATTATACCAG CTACAAATCCTTCCTGCCGAGATGCATGCAAAGCCGCATCCAGGAATATAACATCTTGACGCGGAAGAGGATCCGCTATCGTTTCAAGAAGTTCATCCAGCAGTTCAGTGAATGCAAGGCCACGGTGTGTAACCTCAAGCTCAAATACCTGATGAACCTGGAGATGCTGCTaccctccctctactctcagcGCTTTCAAGTCACTGACCTCTCCGCACGCGAGGTTACCATCGTAGTCATGGGCAACACGGGCATCCAGTGGTCTAAAgggaaagaggaagagggagcAGAGGAGGTGAGGACCAGGAGATGGGTTCATGTTGCCGTG CTACAAACGTACTGTGACTTCCCAGAGGTGATCGACATCAGCATCAAACAGGCCAATAAGGAAGGCTCAGTGGAGAGTCGCATAGTTACCCTCACCAGACAGGACAACCAGATCCTg GAACTGGAGTTCCATTCGCTCCCAGAGGCTCTGTCATTCGTATCTTTAGTTGATGGGTATTACAGACTGGTTGCAGATGCTCATCACTATCTGTGTAAAGAGGTGGCTCCACCAAGACTTCTGGAGTGCATTGAGAGCTACTGCCACGGCCCTGTGTC GATGGAGTTTACGATTGGTAAGCTGCGTCGCTCTGGTAACCACCAAGGCCTGTACATCCTTCGCTGCAGCCCCAGGGACTACGACAAATACTTCATATCCTTTGTGGTGGGG CATGAAGCTATGGTGGACTATAAGCACTGTCAGATTGTGAAGACAGAGTCAGGAGAGTACAGTCTGAGTGGTGCAAAAAGGAGCTTCGGCTCACTCAGGGAACTTCTGCACTGCTACCAAAAGGAGGCGCTCCGCACTGATGGATACACATTCCAGCTGACCAGTTGCTGCTCACCCAGCTTTAAAG ATAAATCCAACCTGGTGGTGTGCAGAAATAATCAAGGGGCAGATGTTCCACTGTCTCTTTCGCTCCACAAACACAACATCAGCCAGATGGTCTTCCACAAGATCCGAAAAGAGGACCTCGTCATC AATGAGAGTCTTGGCCAAGGAACTTTCACCAAGATCTTCTGCGGTGTGAGGAAGGAGCTGGGAGACTACGGAGAGATACACCAGATAGACGTTGTTATCAAGATCCTGGACAAGGCTCACCGCAGCTATTCAGAG TCCTTCTTTGAAGCAGCCAGTATGATGAGCCAGCTCTCCCACAAGCACATACTTCTCAACTatggcgtgtgtgtttgtggcaaTGAGA ACATGATGGTGCAGGAGTATGGTAAATTTGGTTCCTTGGACACCTACCTGAAAAAGAATAAAAGCTGTGTTAACATCACCTGGAAGCTAGAAGTGGCCAAGCAGCTATCCTGGGCTATGCACTACCTG GAGGATAAGAGCCTcattcatggaaatgtttgtGCCAAGAATGTTCTTCTGATCAGAAAGGAGGATCGGATGACGGGAAGCCTGCCCTTTATCAAACTCAGTGACCCGGGTATCAGCATCACCGTGCTGCCCAAAGAAG TTCTGGTGGAGCGTATCCCATGGGTGCCCCCCGAATGCATTGAAAACCCCCAAAACCTGAGTTTAGCCACAGACAAGTGGGGCTTTGGCACCACCCTTTGGGAGATCTGCAGTGGCGGAGACAAACCACTCAGCACTCTGGACTGCTCCAAG AAGAACTTGTTCTACGAGGACAGGCACCAGCTGCCGGCTCCTAAATGGACAGAGCTGGCCAATCTGATTAACAGCTGTATGGACTATGAGCCCTCACACCGACCCTCCTTCAGAGCAATTATCAGAGATCTCAACAGCCTCTTTATACAAG ACTATGAGCTGCTGGTGGAGAGCGACATGGTGCCCAACAGGACAAGAGGCTTTGGCTTCCCGTGGGCCTCCGAAAGCCAGGACCTCGCACAGTTTGAGGAGAGGCACCTCATTTTTCTCAAGCAACTGGGCAAA GGAAACTTTGGCAGCGTGGAGATGTGCAGGTACGACCCCCTGCAGGACAGCACAGGGGAGGTGGTGGCCGTGAAGAAactacagcacagcacagccgAGCACCTCAGGGACTTTGAGCGTGAAATCGAGATCCTCAAATCACTCCAGCATGAAAACATTGTCAAATACAAAGGGGTCTGCTACAGTGCAG GACGAAGGAACCTGCGGCTGATCATGGAGTATCTCCCCTACGGCAGCTTGAGAGATTACCTCATCAAACACAAGCACCGCTTTGATTCCAACAAACTGCTGCACTATGCATCACAGATTTGCAAG GGCATGGACTACCTCGCCACTAAGCGATACATCCACAGAGACCTGGCCACGAGGAACATTCTGGTGGAGAGCGAGATGAGGGTGAAGATTGGTGATTTTGGTCTGACCAAGGTGCTGCCGCAGGACAAAGAGTACTACACTGTCAGAGAGCCTGGGGAAAGCCCCATCTTTTG GTATGCTCCAGAGTCACTGACAGAGAGCAAGTTCTCTGTGGGATCAGATGTTTGGAGTTTCGGTGTTGTCCTTTACGAACTCTTCACATACAGTGACAAGAACTGCAGCCCACCAGCG gtaTTTATGGACAAGATGGGAAATGAAAAGCAAGGCCAGATGATTGTCTACCATCTGATAGACCTGCTGAAACAGGGATATAGGTTGCCTGCTCCTGATAATTGTCCAAAAGAG ATTCAGAGGATTATGACAGAGTGCTGGAGCAGTGATCCGAGACTGCGTCCTACTTTCAAGTCATTAATCCACAGTGTGGAGACTGTACGAGACAGCAATGACGGATGA
- the jak2a gene encoding tyrosine-protein kinase JAK2a isoform X2, whose amino-acid sequence MACILLTDMEPPISGPTAHLNGFLPDLDPATGLDPKQDTDVTCLTVHLYYLGKDGGGAGFENGSESTLTFPPGEYVAEELCISAAKACGIAPVYCNLFGLMRESDRIWFPPNHIFKLQQPASESLHFRIRYYFPGWYNSGNSLYAHRYGVSKGTESPVMDDCVMAYHFFQSRSDFLSGWFHIPVSHEAQEECLGMAVLDMMRLAKGSNQSPVDIYNYTSYKSFLPRCMQSRIQEYNILTRKRIRYRFKKFIQQFSECKATVCNLKLKYLMNLEMLLPSLYSQRFQVTDLSAREVTIVVMGNTGIQWSKGKEEEGAEELQTYCDFPEVIDISIKQANKEGSVESRIVTLTRQDNQILELEFHSLPEALSFVSLVDGYYRLVADAHHYLCKEVAPPRLLECIESYCHGPVSMEFTIGKLRRSGNHQGLYILRCSPRDYDKYFISFVVGHEAMVDYKHCQIVKTESGEYSLSGAKRSFGSLRELLHCYQKEALRTDGYTFQLTSCCSPSFKDKSNLVVCRNNQGADVPLSLSLHKHNISQMVFHKIRKEDLVINESLGQGTFTKIFCGVRKELGDYGEIHQIDVVIKILDKAHRSYSESFFEAASMMSQLSHKHILLNYGVCVCGNENMMVQEYGKFGSLDTYLKKNKSCVNITWKLEVAKQLSWAMHYLEDKSLIHGNVCAKNVLLIRKEDRMTGSLPFIKLSDPGISITVLPKEVLVERIPWVPPECIENPQNLSLATDKWGFGTTLWEICSGGDKPLSTLDCSKKNLFYEDRHQLPAPKWTELANLINSCMDYEPSHRPSFRAIIRDLNSLFIQDYELLVESDMVPNRTRGFGFPWASESQDLAQFEERHLIFLKQLGKGNFGSVEMCRYDPLQDSTGEVVAVKKLQHSTAEHLRDFEREIEILKSLQHENIVKYKGVCYSAGRRNLRLIMEYLPYGSLRDYLIKHKHRFDSNKLLHYASQICKGMDYLATKRYIHRDLATRNILVESEMRVKIGDFGLTKVLPQDKEYYTVREPGESPIFWYAPESLTESKFSVGSDVWSFGVVLYELFTYSDKNCSPPAVFMDKMGNEKQGQMIVYHLIDLLKQGYRLPAPDNCPKEIQRIMTECWSSDPRLRPTFKSLIHSVETVRDSNDG is encoded by the exons GGATTGCTCCAGTGTACTGCAACTTGTTTGGCCTGATGAGGGAAAGTGACCGGATATGGTTCCCTCCTAATCACATCTTTAAACTGCAACAGCCAGCCAGTGAGAGCCTGCACTTCAGAATCAG ATACTATTTTCCTGGCTGGTATAACAGCGGAAATTCATTGTATGCCCATCGCTATGGTGTGTCCAAGGGGACGGAGAGCCCTGTGATGGATGATTGTGTCATGGCATACCATTTTTTTCAG AGCCGTAGTGACTTTCTAAGTGGCTGGTTTCATATTCCGGTGAGCCACGAGGCCCAGGAGGAGTGTCTGGGCATGGCGGTGCTGGACATGATGAGGCTCGCCAAAGGGAGTAATCAGTCACCTGTGGACATCTACAATTATACCAG CTACAAATCCTTCCTGCCGAGATGCATGCAAAGCCGCATCCAGGAATATAACATCTTGACGCGGAAGAGGATCCGCTATCGTTTCAAGAAGTTCATCCAGCAGTTCAGTGAATGCAAGGCCACGGTGTGTAACCTCAAGCTCAAATACCTGATGAACCTGGAGATGCTGCTaccctccctctactctcagcGCTTTCAAGTCACTGACCTCTCCGCACGCGAGGTTACCATCGTAGTCATGGGCAACACGGGCATCCAGTGGTCTAAAgggaaagaggaagagggagcAGAGGAG CTACAAACGTACTGTGACTTCCCAGAGGTGATCGACATCAGCATCAAACAGGCCAATAAGGAAGGCTCAGTGGAGAGTCGCATAGTTACCCTCACCAGACAGGACAACCAGATCCTg GAACTGGAGTTCCATTCGCTCCCAGAGGCTCTGTCATTCGTATCTTTAGTTGATGGGTATTACAGACTGGTTGCAGATGCTCATCACTATCTGTGTAAAGAGGTGGCTCCACCAAGACTTCTGGAGTGCATTGAGAGCTACTGCCACGGCCCTGTGTC GATGGAGTTTACGATTGGTAAGCTGCGTCGCTCTGGTAACCACCAAGGCCTGTACATCCTTCGCTGCAGCCCCAGGGACTACGACAAATACTTCATATCCTTTGTGGTGGGG CATGAAGCTATGGTGGACTATAAGCACTGTCAGATTGTGAAGACAGAGTCAGGAGAGTACAGTCTGAGTGGTGCAAAAAGGAGCTTCGGCTCACTCAGGGAACTTCTGCACTGCTACCAAAAGGAGGCGCTCCGCACTGATGGATACACATTCCAGCTGACCAGTTGCTGCTCACCCAGCTTTAAAG ATAAATCCAACCTGGTGGTGTGCAGAAATAATCAAGGGGCAGATGTTCCACTGTCTCTTTCGCTCCACAAACACAACATCAGCCAGATGGTCTTCCACAAGATCCGAAAAGAGGACCTCGTCATC AATGAGAGTCTTGGCCAAGGAACTTTCACCAAGATCTTCTGCGGTGTGAGGAAGGAGCTGGGAGACTACGGAGAGATACACCAGATAGACGTTGTTATCAAGATCCTGGACAAGGCTCACCGCAGCTATTCAGAG TCCTTCTTTGAAGCAGCCAGTATGATGAGCCAGCTCTCCCACAAGCACATACTTCTCAACTatggcgtgtgtgtttgtggcaaTGAGA ACATGATGGTGCAGGAGTATGGTAAATTTGGTTCCTTGGACACCTACCTGAAAAAGAATAAAAGCTGTGTTAACATCACCTGGAAGCTAGAAGTGGCCAAGCAGCTATCCTGGGCTATGCACTACCTG GAGGATAAGAGCCTcattcatggaaatgtttgtGCCAAGAATGTTCTTCTGATCAGAAAGGAGGATCGGATGACGGGAAGCCTGCCCTTTATCAAACTCAGTGACCCGGGTATCAGCATCACCGTGCTGCCCAAAGAAG TTCTGGTGGAGCGTATCCCATGGGTGCCCCCCGAATGCATTGAAAACCCCCAAAACCTGAGTTTAGCCACAGACAAGTGGGGCTTTGGCACCACCCTTTGGGAGATCTGCAGTGGCGGAGACAAACCACTCAGCACTCTGGACTGCTCCAAG AAGAACTTGTTCTACGAGGACAGGCACCAGCTGCCGGCTCCTAAATGGACAGAGCTGGCCAATCTGATTAACAGCTGTATGGACTATGAGCCCTCACACCGACCCTCCTTCAGAGCAATTATCAGAGATCTCAACAGCCTCTTTATACAAG ACTATGAGCTGCTGGTGGAGAGCGACATGGTGCCCAACAGGACAAGAGGCTTTGGCTTCCCGTGGGCCTCCGAAAGCCAGGACCTCGCACAGTTTGAGGAGAGGCACCTCATTTTTCTCAAGCAACTGGGCAAA GGAAACTTTGGCAGCGTGGAGATGTGCAGGTACGACCCCCTGCAGGACAGCACAGGGGAGGTGGTGGCCGTGAAGAAactacagcacagcacagccgAGCACCTCAGGGACTTTGAGCGTGAAATCGAGATCCTCAAATCACTCCAGCATGAAAACATTGTCAAATACAAAGGGGTCTGCTACAGTGCAG GACGAAGGAACCTGCGGCTGATCATGGAGTATCTCCCCTACGGCAGCTTGAGAGATTACCTCATCAAACACAAGCACCGCTTTGATTCCAACAAACTGCTGCACTATGCATCACAGATTTGCAAG GGCATGGACTACCTCGCCACTAAGCGATACATCCACAGAGACCTGGCCACGAGGAACATTCTGGTGGAGAGCGAGATGAGGGTGAAGATTGGTGATTTTGGTCTGACCAAGGTGCTGCCGCAGGACAAAGAGTACTACACTGTCAGAGAGCCTGGGGAAAGCCCCATCTTTTG GTATGCTCCAGAGTCACTGACAGAGAGCAAGTTCTCTGTGGGATCAGATGTTTGGAGTTTCGGTGTTGTCCTTTACGAACTCTTCACATACAGTGACAAGAACTGCAGCCCACCAGCG gtaTTTATGGACAAGATGGGAAATGAAAAGCAAGGCCAGATGATTGTCTACCATCTGATAGACCTGCTGAAACAGGGATATAGGTTGCCTGCTCCTGATAATTGTCCAAAAGAG ATTCAGAGGATTATGACAGAGTGCTGGAGCAGTGATCCGAGACTGCGTCCTACTTTCAAGTCATTAATCCACAGTGTGGAGACTGTACGAGACAGCAATGACGGATGA
- the jak2a gene encoding tyrosine-protein kinase JAK2a isoform X1 produces MACILLTDMEPPISGPTAHLNGFLPDLDPATGLDPKQDTDVTCLTVHLYYLGKDGGGAGFENGSESTLTFPPGEYVAEELCISAAKACGIAPVYCNLFGLMRESDRIWFPPNHIFKLQQPASESLHFRIRYYFPGWYNSGNSLYAHRYGVSKGTESPVMDDCVMAYHFFQSRSDFLSGWFHIPVSHEAQEECLGMAVLDMMRLAKGSNQSPVDIYNYTSYKSFLPRCMQSRIQEYNILTRKRIRYRFKKFIQQFSECKATVCNLKLKYLMNLEMLLPSLYSQRFQVTDLSAREVTIVVMGNTGIQWSKGKEEEGAEEVRTRRWVHVAVLQTYCDFPEVIDISIKQANKEGSVESRIVTLTRQDNQILELEFHSLPEALSFVSLVDGYYRLVADAHHYLCKEVAPPRLLECIESYCHGPVSMEFTIGKLRRSGNHQGLYILRCSPRDYDKYFISFVVGHEAMVDYKHCQIVKTESGEYSLSGAKRSFGSLRELLHCYQKEALRTDGYTFQLTSCCSPSFKDKSNLVVCRNNQGADVPLSLSLHKHNISQMVFHKIRKEDLVINESLGQGTFTKIFCGVRKELGDYGEIHQIDVVIKILDKAHRSYSESFFEAASMMSQLSHKHILLNYGVCVCGNENMMVQEYGKFGSLDTYLKKNKSCVNITWKLEVAKQLSWAMHYLEDKSLIHGNVCAKNVLLIRKEDRMTGSLPFIKLSDPGISITVLPKEVLVERIPWVPPECIENPQNLSLATDKWGFGTTLWEICSGGDKPLSTLDCSKKNLFYEDRHQLPAPKWTELANLINSCMDYEPSHRPSFRAIIRDLNSLFIQDYELLVESDMVPNRTRGFGFPWASESQDLAQFEERHLIFLKQLGKGNFGSVEMCRYDPLQDSTGEVVAVKKLQHSTAEHLRDFEREIEILKSLQHENIVKYKGVCYSAGRRNLRLIMEYLPYGSLRDYLIKHKHRFDSNKLLHYASQICKGMDYLATKRYIHRDLATRNILVESEMRVKIGDFGLTKVLPQDKEYYTVREPGESPIFWYAPESLTESKFSVGSDVWSFGVVLYELFTYSDKNCSPPAVFMDKMGNEKQGQMIVYHLIDLLKQGYRLPAPDNCPKEIQRIMTECWSSDPRLRPTFKSLIHSVETVRDSNDG; encoded by the exons GGATTGCTCCAGTGTACTGCAACTTGTTTGGCCTGATGAGGGAAAGTGACCGGATATGGTTCCCTCCTAATCACATCTTTAAACTGCAACAGCCAGCCAGTGAGAGCCTGCACTTCAGAATCAG ATACTATTTTCCTGGCTGGTATAACAGCGGAAATTCATTGTATGCCCATCGCTATGGTGTGTCCAAGGGGACGGAGAGCCCTGTGATGGATGATTGTGTCATGGCATACCATTTTTTTCAG AGCCGTAGTGACTTTCTAAGTGGCTGGTTTCATATTCCGGTGAGCCACGAGGCCCAGGAGGAGTGTCTGGGCATGGCGGTGCTGGACATGATGAGGCTCGCCAAAGGGAGTAATCAGTCACCTGTGGACATCTACAATTATACCAG CTACAAATCCTTCCTGCCGAGATGCATGCAAAGCCGCATCCAGGAATATAACATCTTGACGCGGAAGAGGATCCGCTATCGTTTCAAGAAGTTCATCCAGCAGTTCAGTGAATGCAAGGCCACGGTGTGTAACCTCAAGCTCAAATACCTGATGAACCTGGAGATGCTGCTaccctccctctactctcagcGCTTTCAAGTCACTGACCTCTCCGCACGCGAGGTTACCATCGTAGTCATGGGCAACACGGGCATCCAGTGGTCTAAAgggaaagaggaagagggagcAGAGGAGGTGAGGACCAGGAGATGGGTTCATGTTGCCGTG CTACAAACGTACTGTGACTTCCCAGAGGTGATCGACATCAGCATCAAACAGGCCAATAAGGAAGGCTCAGTGGAGAGTCGCATAGTTACCCTCACCAGACAGGACAACCAGATCCTg GAACTGGAGTTCCATTCGCTCCCAGAGGCTCTGTCATTCGTATCTTTAGTTGATGGGTATTACAGACTGGTTGCAGATGCTCATCACTATCTGTGTAAAGAGGTGGCTCCACCAAGACTTCTGGAGTGCATTGAGAGCTACTGCCACGGCCCTGTGTC GATGGAGTTTACGATTGGTAAGCTGCGTCGCTCTGGTAACCACCAAGGCCTGTACATCCTTCGCTGCAGCCCCAGGGACTACGACAAATACTTCATATCCTTTGTGGTGGGG CATGAAGCTATGGTGGACTATAAGCACTGTCAGATTGTGAAGACAGAGTCAGGAGAGTACAGTCTGAGTGGTGCAAAAAGGAGCTTCGGCTCACTCAGGGAACTTCTGCACTGCTACCAAAAGGAGGCGCTCCGCACTGATGGATACACATTCCAGCTGACCAGTTGCTGCTCACCCAGCTTTAAAG ATAAATCCAACCTGGTGGTGTGCAGAAATAATCAAGGGGCAGATGTTCCACTGTCTCTTTCGCTCCACAAACACAACATCAGCCAGATGGTCTTCCACAAGATCCGAAAAGAGGACCTCGTCATC AATGAGAGTCTTGGCCAAGGAACTTTCACCAAGATCTTCTGCGGTGTGAGGAAGGAGCTGGGAGACTACGGAGAGATACACCAGATAGACGTTGTTATCAAGATCCTGGACAAGGCTCACCGCAGCTATTCAGAG TCCTTCTTTGAAGCAGCCAGTATGATGAGCCAGCTCTCCCACAAGCACATACTTCTCAACTatggcgtgtgtgtttgtggcaaTGAGA ACATGATGGTGCAGGAGTATGGTAAATTTGGTTCCTTGGACACCTACCTGAAAAAGAATAAAAGCTGTGTTAACATCACCTGGAAGCTAGAAGTGGCCAAGCAGCTATCCTGGGCTATGCACTACCTG GAGGATAAGAGCCTcattcatggaaatgtttgtGCCAAGAATGTTCTTCTGATCAGAAAGGAGGATCGGATGACGGGAAGCCTGCCCTTTATCAAACTCAGTGACCCGGGTATCAGCATCACCGTGCTGCCCAAAGAAG TTCTGGTGGAGCGTATCCCATGGGTGCCCCCCGAATGCATTGAAAACCCCCAAAACCTGAGTTTAGCCACAGACAAGTGGGGCTTTGGCACCACCCTTTGGGAGATCTGCAGTGGCGGAGACAAACCACTCAGCACTCTGGACTGCTCCAAG AAGAACTTGTTCTACGAGGACAGGCACCAGCTGCCGGCTCCTAAATGGACAGAGCTGGCCAATCTGATTAACAGCTGTATGGACTATGAGCCCTCACACCGACCCTCCTTCAGAGCAATTATCAGAGATCTCAACAGCCTCTTTATACAAG ACTATGAGCTGCTGGTGGAGAGCGACATGGTGCCCAACAGGACAAGAGGCTTTGGCTTCCCGTGGGCCTCCGAAAGCCAGGACCTCGCACAGTTTGAGGAGAGGCACCTCATTTTTCTCAAGCAACTGGGCAAA GGAAACTTTGGCAGCGTGGAGATGTGCAGGTACGACCCCCTGCAGGACAGCACAGGGGAGGTGGTGGCCGTGAAGAAactacagcacagcacagccgAGCACCTCAGGGACTTTGAGCGTGAAATCGAGATCCTCAAATCACTCCAGCATGAAAACATTGTCAAATACAAAGGGGTCTGCTACAGTGCAG GACGAAGGAACCTGCGGCTGATCATGGAGTATCTCCCCTACGGCAGCTTGAGAGATTACCTCATCAAACACAAGCACCGCTTTGATTCCAACAAACTGCTGCACTATGCATCACAGATTTGCAAG GGCATGGACTACCTCGCCACTAAGCGATACATCCACAGAGACCTGGCCACGAGGAACATTCTGGTGGAGAGCGAGATGAGGGTGAAGATTGGTGATTTTGGTCTGACCAAGGTGCTGCCGCAGGACAAAGAGTACTACACTGTCAGAGAGCCTGGGGAAAGCCCCATCTTTTG GTATGCTCCAGAGTCACTGACAGAGAGCAAGTTCTCTGTGGGATCAGATGTTTGGAGTTTCGGTGTTGTCCTTTACGAACTCTTCACATACAGTGACAAGAACTGCAGCCCACCAGCG gtaTTTATGGACAAGATGGGAAATGAAAAGCAAGGCCAGATGATTGTCTACCATCTGATAGACCTGCTGAAACAGGGATATAGGTTGCCTGCTCCTGATAATTGTCCAAAAGAG ATTCAGAGGATTATGACAGAGTGCTGGAGCAGTGATCCGAGACTGCGTCCTACTTTCAAGTCATTAATCCACAGTGTGGAGACTGTACGAGACAGCAATGACGGATGA